Proteins encoded in a region of the Atopobium sp. oral taxon 416 genome:
- a CDS encoding ferredoxin → MKATVSEDCIGCGMCASSCPEVFGIGDDGTASVIVDEVPDDAEDSAQEAADNCPASAITIE, encoded by the coding sequence ATGAAGGCAACAGTTTCTGAGGATTGTATCGGGTGCGGTATGTGCGCAAGCTCCTGCCCTGAGGTATTCGGAATCGGTGACGACGGCACCGCTTCTGTCATCGTAGACGAAGTCCCGGATGACGCCGAGGATTCCGCACAGGAAGCAGCCGACAACTGCCCGGCAAGCGCAATCACGATCGAGTAG